A DNA window from Roseovarius sp. Pro17 contains the following coding sequences:
- a CDS encoding efflux RND transporter permease subunit, with the protein MSGFFIDRIRFAIVVSLVISIVGALALTLLPVQQYPDISPPTVNVSATYPGADAETIANVVAGPIETAINGVDDMLYMSSNSSNAGLYSLSITFAVGTDTDIAQVNVQNAVQRATAQLPSAVTQQGVTVGSSSPDFILAVALVSPDDSLDRLEIANYATTRVVDPIVRIDGVGDASVTGAAEYSMRIWLDGDRMRALEISPQDVMAAIRSQNTQASLGTVAGAPSPEGVEDQYTIVAEGRMTDESQFEDIIVRRGDDGALTRLSDIARVELGSQSYAASAQVGGQDAAMIQINQSPGANALATREAVIEELDELAKAFPAGLEYQIIYDATLFVSSSVDLILDILLEAFVIVMAIVFLFLGDWRATVVAGVAIPVSLLGAMAALLLMGYSLNTISLLALVLAIGLVVDDAILVVENVQHVMEEDEDISLKDAARKAMKQITGPIVSTTFVLLAVVTPTAFLPGINGQLYRQFAVTVGSSLTISAFVAVTLSPALAAALMKRPKKGDSKKGIMGRIGAGIDWVRDHYGSFIGGMLKVWYIPLAGLAACFAVAGWLFMTLPSTFLPDEDQGALFVNIQLPDAASLTRTEEIVSQVTNTVADTPGVNKAISVAGFSILQGTVSPNGGMVIASLKPWDERTDDDQQLQAMIGKLNQQFAAIPGAVIGVFAPPSIPGIGAVGGLDLRLQALAGQSPEELAEVLQSFITKANQSPAIGGLRTTFSASVPLVRVEVDRTRAERLGLSVADIYDVIGANFGSSYVNDFIKGGRVFQVNIQADADFRATADDILRLEARNKDGQMVPLSTVVTVTDDLGPYILQRYNLYTAAQINGQPAEGGSSGAAMGAVSQVAADVLPDGYDFAWAGLSFQQTQSSGSEIVIFGMALLFAYLFLVALYESWMLPVSIILSLGAAAFGAMVALWAVGMPTSLYVQIALVLLIGLAAKNAILIVEFAKDRSDEGQTPIEAARNGAEARFRAVLMTSLAFIFGLLPLAKSSGAGAGAQNAVGVTVIGGMLGVTLIGLFVIPALYYAIQSMREWFHGTNRKGGGDDADGKDTVRDEGKPQGT; encoded by the coding sequence ATGTCCGGGTTTTTCATCGACCGGATCCGCTTTGCGATTGTCGTCTCGCTGGTCATCTCCATCGTCGGCGCGCTGGCCCTGACGTTGCTGCCGGTGCAGCAATATCCCGACATCTCACCGCCCACGGTCAACGTCAGTGCGACCTATCCCGGCGCGGACGCCGAGACGATTGCAAACGTGGTCGCAGGGCCAATTGAAACGGCGATCAACGGCGTCGACGACATGCTCTATATGTCGTCGAACAGCTCGAACGCGGGGCTTTATTCACTGTCGATCACCTTTGCCGTCGGCACGGATACCGACATCGCGCAGGTCAATGTGCAGAATGCGGTGCAACGCGCCACGGCCCAGTTGCCGTCGGCGGTGACGCAGCAGGGCGTGACGGTCGGCAGCAGCTCGCCCGACTTTATTCTGGCTGTGGCGCTGGTGTCGCCCGACGACAGCCTTGATCGGCTTGAGATCGCCAATTACGCGACCACCCGCGTGGTTGATCCCATCGTGCGGATCGACGGGGTGGGCGATGCATCTGTTACGGGGGCCGCCGAATATTCCATGCGGATATGGCTGGACGGCGACCGGATGAGGGCGCTCGAAATTTCCCCGCAGGACGTGATGGCGGCAATCCGTTCGCAGAACACGCAGGCCTCGCTGGGCACAGTTGCCGGAGCGCCCTCGCCCGAGGGTGTGGAGGATCAATATACCATCGTCGCCGAAGGCCGCATGACCGACGAGTCGCAGTTCGAGGACATCATCGTGCGGCGCGGCGACGACGGCGCGTTGACGCGCCTTTCAGACATCGCGCGGGTCGAACTGGGCTCGCAAAGTTATGCCGCCTCGGCGCAGGTCGGCGGACAGGACGCCGCGATGATCCAGATCAACCAGTCGCCGGGCGCCAACGCATTGGCGACGCGCGAGGCGGTGATCGAAGAGCTGGATGAACTGGCCAAGGCCTTTCCCGCCGGGCTGGAGTATCAGATCATCTACGACGCCACCCTCTTTGTCAGTTCCAGCGTCGATCTGATCCTTGATATTCTGCTTGAGGCGTTCGTGATCGTCATGGCCATCGTGTTCCTGTTCCTCGGGGATTGGCGCGCAACTGTCGTGGCGGGCGTTGCGATCCCGGTGTCGCTGCTGGGCGCGATGGCTGCCCTTTTGCTGATGGGGTATTCGCTGAACACCATATCGCTCTTGGCGCTGGTTTTGGCCATCGGGCTGGTGGTGGACGACGCCATTCTGGTGGTCGAAAACGTCCAGCACGTCATGGAGGAAGACGAAGACATCAGCCTCAAAGACGCTGCACGCAAGGCGATGAAGCAGATCACGGGGCCGATTGTGTCGACCACCTTCGTGCTGCTTGCCGTGGTGACACCGACGGCGTTCCTTCCGGGTATCAATGGCCAACTTTATCGCCAATTCGCCGTCACGGTTGGATCGTCGCTGACCATCTCGGCGTTCGTCGCTGTGACGCTCAGCCCGGCCTTGGCCGCGGCGCTGATGAAGAGGCCCAAAAAGGGCGACAGCAAAAAGGGCATCATGGGGCGGATCGGCGCGGGCATCGACTGGGTGCGCGACCACTACGGCAGCTTTATCGGCGGTATGCTGAAGGTCTGGTACATCCCTCTCGCCGGTCTGGCAGCCTGTTTCGCGGTCGCGGGGTGGCTGTTCATGACGCTGCCCTCGACCTTCCTGCCGGATGAGGATCAGGGCGCGCTCTTCGTCAACATCCAGTTGCCTGATGCCGCCTCGCTGACGCGCACCGAAGAGATCGTCAGTCAGGTCACAAACACCGTGGCCGACACCCCCGGCGTGAACAAGGCGATTTCGGTCGCAGGGTTCAGCATCCTGCAAGGCACCGTGTCGCCCAATGGCGGCATGGTCATCGCATCGCTGAAACCGTGGGATGAGCGCACCGACGACGACCAGCAATTGCAGGCGATGATCGGTAAGCTCAATCAACAGTTCGCCGCGATCCCCGGCGCCGTGATCGGCGTTTTCGCGCCCCCGTCCATTCCGGGGATCGGCGCTGTCGGCGGCCTTGATCTGAGGCTTCAGGCGCTGGCCGGACAATCGCCCGAAGAGCTGGCCGAAGTGCTGCAATCCTTTATCACCAAGGCCAATCAGTCCCCCGCGATTGGCGGGCTGCGCACAACCTTTAGTGCGTCAGTTCCTCTGGTGCGGGTTGAGGTCGACCGCACCAGGGCCGAGCGTCTGGGCCTCAGTGTCGCCGACATCTACGACGTGATCGGGGCCAATTTCGGGTCAAGCTACGTCAATGATTTCATCAAGGGTGGCCGTGTCTTTCAGGTCAATATCCAGGCGGACGCCGATTTTCGCGCCACCGCCGACGACATCCTGAGGCTGGAGGCGCGCAATAAGGACGGCCAGATGGTCCCGCTAAGCACGGTCGTCACCGTCACCGACGATCTGGGCCCCTACATCCTGCAACGCTATAACCTTTATACGGCGGCGCAGATCAACGGGCAGCCCGCTGAGGGCGGCTCGTCCGGGGCGGCGATGGGCGCGGTGTCGCAGGTCGCGGCGGACGTGCTGCCGGATGGGTATGACTTTGCTTGGGCGGGTCTGTCGTTCCAGCAGACCCAGAGCAGCGGCAGCGAGATCGTCATCTTTGGCATGGCGCTGCTGTTCGCATATCTGTTCCTCGTCGCACTCTACGAGAGTTGGATGTTGCCGGTGTCGATCATCCTGTCGCTGGGGGCCGCGGCCTTTGGCGCCATGGTGGCTCTCTGGGCTGTCGGGATGCCGACCAGCCTTTATGTGCAGATCGCGCTGGTGCTGCTGATCGGACTTGCGGCCAAGAACGCGATCCTGATCGTCGAGTTCGCCAAGGACCGCTCGGACGAGGGGCAGACGCCGATTGAGGCCGCGCGCAACGGCGCCGAAGCGCGATTCCGCGCCGTGTTGATGACGTCGCTGGCGTTCATCTTTGGCCTTTTGCCGCTGGCCAAATCGTCGGGCGCAGGCGCGGGCGCGCAGAACGCCGTCGGCGTGACCGTCATCGGCGGGATGCTGGGCGTTACGCTGATCGGTCTCTTTGTGATCCCGGCGCTATATTATGCGATCCAGTCGATGCGCGAATGGTTTCATGGCACGAACCGCAAAGGTGGTGGCGATGACGCGGATGGCAAAGATACCGTACGCGACGAAGGCAAGCCGCAGGGGACATAG
- a CDS encoding glycine betaine/L-proline ABC transporter ATP-binding protein codes for MTVQSDNVIECRSIWKIFGDRSAEAMEAIQKDGLGKDEVLDRFGCVVGVRDASFSVTKGEIFCIMGLSGSGKSTLIRHINRLIEPTSGEVRIEGVDINGLNAAALRELRASRIGMVFQNMALMPHRTVRENVAFPLEVRGVDRAQRHAVADRAINDVELAGWEDRYPDELSGGMQQRVGLARAISADPHILLMDEPFSALDPLIRRQLQTEFMRLAADLRKTTLFITHDLDEAIRIGDRIAVMKDGELIQIGTPEQIVTEPADDYVADFVAGISKLHLVTAARIMEPLAKWEAREGAHKGIGALKARTDDTLNRLAELSIETDEPLAIEADGQIVGIVTKKALIRGIQGRSLEEAEG; via the coding sequence ATGACCGTGCAGTCCGACAACGTGATTGAGTGCCGCTCGATCTGGAAGATTTTCGGCGATCGCTCGGCAGAGGCCATGGAGGCCATTCAGAAAGACGGCCTTGGCAAGGACGAGGTGCTGGATAGGTTTGGTTGCGTCGTGGGCGTGCGGGACGCGTCTTTTTCGGTGACCAAAGGCGAGATATTTTGCATCATGGGCCTCTCGGGCTCTGGTAAATCCACCCTGATCCGCCACATCAACCGCCTGATTGAGCCAACCTCGGGCGAGGTGCGCATTGAAGGCGTCGATATCAACGGCCTGAACGCGGCAGCGCTGCGCGAATTGCGCGCATCACGCATCGGCATGGTGTTTCAGAACATGGCGCTGATGCCGCACCGCACCGTGCGTGAAAATGTCGCTTTTCCGCTGGAGGTGCGCGGTGTTGACCGCGCGCAGCGTCACGCCGTGGCAGACCGCGCCATCAATGACGTCGAACTGGCCGGCTGGGAGGACCGCTATCCCGACGAGCTATCGGGCGGCATGCAGCAGCGCGTGGGGCTGGCGCGGGCAATTTCCGCTGACCCGCATATCCTGCTGATGGACGAGCCGTTCTCGGCGCTGGATCCGCTGATCCGCCGCCAGCTTCAGACAGAGTTCATGCGGCTGGCGGCTGATCTGCGCAAGACGACGCTGTTCATCACCCACGATCTGGACGAGGCAATCCGCATCGGCGACCGCATTGCCGTGATGAAGGACGGTGAGTTGATTCAGATCGGCACGCCCGAGCAGATCGTGACCGAACCGGCAGATGATTACGTCGCCGATTTCGTCGCGGGCATATCCAAGCTGCATCTGGTTACGGCAGCAAGGATCATGGAGCCGCTGGCGAAATGGGAAGCGCGCGAAGGTGCTCACAAGGGCATCGGCGCGCTGAAGGCGCGCACGGATGACACACTTAACCGCCTTGCCGAGCTGTCGATCGAAACGGACGAGCCGCTGGCGATCGAAGCCGACGGGCAGATCGTGGGGATCGTCACTAAGAAGGCGCTGATCCGCGGCATTCAAGGACGATCATTGGAAGAGGCGGAGGGCTGA